The following nucleotide sequence is from Mesorhizobium sp. J8.
CAGCGTGGCTCAGGAGAACACCAAAAGCTGATGACTCGCCCGGCGGACGGTGTGTCGCCGGGCGCTACTCGCGACGGAGGCGCAGCCATGGACGAAGCGTGGTTTTCAAGGCCGGTGCCAGTGGCTAACGGCATATCAGGGGAGATCAACAACGTCCTCAATGCCAACCAGGCGATCGACCTGCTTACCAAGCACTGGCGCGGCGCGGGAAGCCAGAAGCACAAGACGGCGCTGCGAGCCTGCCGGCAAGCTATGAACGGCGGTATCGCGGCCGACCTTGCCAGGGACGCTTTGATCGACGCGGCTCGAGAGGCGCACATGCTCGTCGAGTAAGCAGCTCGTCGTCATGGCAAAACGCGGAGCTCCGTTCGGTTTCCTGCCGGCCAGACGGCAAACTGGACCTCGCGGGCGGCTTGCCTTCGTCCGTGTCGTCCTTGCAATTCTGTTGCTCGCGGCGTCGGCCAACACCACGGGCGCCCTGCGAGCGGACGCTGGCTCGTTTCCCCTGCCTCGTTTCGTCTCGCTAAAGGCTTCGTCCGCCAATCTGCGGGTTGGGCCAGGTGTCGGCTATACTATCGAATGGGTCTTCAAACGACGTGGCATCCCCCTGGAGATCTATCAGGAGTACGGCAATTGGCGACGGGTGAGAGATTGGGACGGAAGCTCCGGCTGGATCCATCACTCGCTCCTGTCAGGGCGCAGAACCGGCGTCGTCGCTCCCTGGTCTAGGCAGCCGCTTGCCTTGTACGCGAAGCCGGCGGCGGACAGCGCCATCCTTGCGTGGCTCGAGCCTCGCGTGGAAGTCGAGCTGACCCGATGCGACGGACAATGGTGCGCGATCGCATCGGGTGCCTCAAGGGGTTTCATGAAACAAACCGGGCTATGGGGCG
It contains:
- a CDS encoding DUF982 domain-containing protein translates to MDEAWFSRPVPVANGISGEINNVLNANQAIDLLTKHWRGAGSQKHKTALRACRQAMNGGIAADLARDALIDAAREAHMLVE
- a CDS encoding SH3 domain-containing protein, whose protein sequence is MAKRGAPFGFLPARRQTGPRGRLAFVRVVLAILLLAASANTTGALRADAGSFPLPRFVSLKASSANLRVGPGVGYTIEWVFKRRGIPLEIYQEYGNWRRVRDWDGSSGWIHHSLLSGRRTGVVAPWSRQPLALYAKPAADSAILAWLEPRVEVELTRCDGQWCAIASGASRGFMKQTGLWGVYPGEVL